The genomic DNA CCGTAACAGGTTGGGAAGGATCAACTCTGTGCTACCCAACCTGAGTCTCCGGTTCTTGCGATCGACTATTCGCCCGCTGGCTCCATTTGCCGCATTTATCGCCGATACAGGCCACCAGTAGGCCGGATTGCCGCATCTCCACCACTTCGCATTGATTGGAGCAACCCTCGCAGTCAAAACTCTGGGTGGCTACCGGCTCCATCAGCAACTTCAGCCCTTTAAACTTGGAAGAACTTTTACAGGCGAGCATCTCGTCCCGGGCCAGCAAAGCTGCGCCCACTGCGCCCATCACGTCAAAATGTTCCGGAATGACCAGCGGACAATTTAAAGCTTCTTCAAAAGCCTGCCGGATTCCCAGATTGGCGGCGACTCCTCCTTGAAAGATCACCGGCGCCTTCAATTCCTTCCCCTTCCCCAGATTGCCGAGGAAGTTCCGAACCAGAGCCCGGCAAAGTCCGGCCAGAATATCCTCTAGTTTGTGTCCCATTTGCTGTTTATGGATCATATCCGATTCGGCAAAGACCGCGCATCGACCGGCAATCCGTACCGGATGCCTGCCCTGGGCGGCGCGCATGCCCAGCTCCTCAATGCCAATGCTTAAGCGGGCCGCCTGCTGATCCAGGAATGATCCGGTACCCGCGGCGCAGACCGTATTCATGGCAAAGTCATACACTACGCCGTCACGGATCAAGATTAATTTCGAATCCTGGCCGCCGATTTCAATAATGGTTTGAACCGTTGGCTCCAGATTCAAACAAGCTACCGCGTGAGCGGTGATTTCATTTTTAATCAGATCCGCCCCTACCATCTTGCCGATGAGTTGCCGGCCAGACCCGGTTGTACCGACGCCGGCAATGGTCAAGTCCGGGAATTCCGAGCCGAGACGGGATAAGCCCTCCTGAACCGAACCCACCGGGTTGCCCTGAGAACGAAGGTAGAGCTTGCGGAGGAGCTCCCCCCGCTGATTCAACAACACCAGATTGGTGCTGACCGAACCTACGTCAATACCGAGATAAGCTTGCAAGACGAATTCCCTCCAGACGCTTTGCGTTTCTTCTGCCGCAGTAAATCAATGAAAGCCTCCAACCGGGTTTGAACCCCGGCCTCAGCCGAATGTTCATCAATGATGATCGACAGCACGGGGATGGACAGTTCCCGCGAGACCGTCGGTAAAACTTGCATCGCGACAATCTCGGGCATACAGGTAAAGGGAGCCAGTTGAATCACGCCGTCGAAACGATTGACCCCCGCCTCGACGGTGTGGGCGACCGTCTCCAGTCCGTGTCCCCCCACAAAATTGTGTAAGTAAGGTTTGGCCATCTGTCGCCATTGCCGGTCCCAATCCGGCCGGATAATACTAAAAACCAATTGATCCCGGATCCAGTCGCTCAAATAAATGGTACGGTCCACCGCTACACCCATTTCGCCCAGAGTTTGCTCAATGGCGAAGTTCACGCGCGGTTCAAGCACCATATAAATTTCCCCAACCAACATGATTCGCAGGTCGGGTTCATGTTGTCGGAGCGTGACAGACTCCAATTCGAGACATGCCTGGCGCAATGTCCGGCGAATCTCCGCTTCGAGCGTTGCCTCATCCAACCGGCGGTAAAACTTTTGTTGGAGTGAAGTAGTCAATCCCGGCTGGATCTCAAGCGGCCGGATTCGGTTCGCCAGCCGGTCCACTCGATCCAGGGCCGCTACTTTCAACCATGCCAGGCGTAAAGCGCGGATGAGATCGGAAAGCGTGTTCCGGGGAAAAATGGAATGAATTCGTTCCCATAGTTGCCGAGGATGAGTCTTGGGCGCCTCTAAAAGCAAAAATTGAACGTCGTATCCTAAATCGCGGAGGATTTCCCGTTGTACCTCTCCATAATAGCCAAACCGGCAAGGGCCCACCCCGCCGGCCATCAAAATCATTTCCGCCCCCGCCTCCATGGCCTCAAGATAATTCCCTAGATTAACCTTCAAGGGAAAACAGGCAAATTCCGGGGCGATTCGAGCTCCTAGGGCGATGGTTCGGTCGGAAATCGGCGGGGGTACGACCGGCTCCACTCCTAGTTCTGAAAGTAAAGTTCGTAAGGGAATATAGGTATTCCCGATATGCGGGAAAGTTACCTTTAGCATGCTTTTCTCCGGTAAGTAACTAAATCGATAAAAGCTTCCAAGCGCGTGATAAAACCGGCCTCACCGCTATGTTCTTCGAAATAAAGTTTTAGCAAAGGCTTTTGGGCATCCTTGATCTTCCGTTCCAACAGATCTCCGACAATCGCTTCCGGTCCACAAGCAAAGGGCAAGACTTGAATAAAACCGTCAACCGCCGGTTCCGATGAACTCAACATCCAATCCAGCGCATCGAATTGCGATTTTCCAAGGGTCCAAAATAAATCTTTGCTCAACTTTCCCGAACCGACGCCATTAAAAAAAGGCGGGGTCATTTCAGGGGTTACGATTCGAACATCTTTTTGAGCTAAATAATCCAGTAATCCCAAGTTGAAGCAGGAATCATACAGACAATACGGGTGTCCCAGTAAGCCAAAGGTTAGCTGCCGGCCGGTGGCGGCCAAAAGATACTCTTTCATCATTTGTTGCGCCGGGGTGAGGCTGTTTTCAAGTTTTGCCGGCGACGACCAACCCAGGGAATGAACCGATTTTGTTAAACATTGCATCATATCGGTTACAATGGGTCCAACTTTCAAGACGAGCATTTTTTCCCGCAAGTGAGGCAAGGCATGAGCGACAATATCGGGAAGGCCCATAAATTTAGGACATACATAAGCAGTTTTTTCGACTCGGATGAGATGGGGAACGACAACGCGTTCTACCTTTTCGTCTAGTTCAAGAAGGTGTCCTAAGAAAATTTTCATGGGCAGGCATAACTCCTCGATACCCGCCTCCGCCCCGGCGGCAATGGTCCGCCGTTCGGTGGGTTTAGAGACGACAACCGTAGCTCCGCATTGTTTGTAAAAATCGTGCCATGTATTCCCATACCAGTAATAAAGCAGTGCCCGCGGAATACCGATTTGCAAGCGTTCTCACCTTCGATTTACAATAATTCGAAAGACCAAGCCGAGAGCGGTTCATTATCAACATTTCGCAATCTGAAATCTATTTTCCTGCTTTTTATGTTCCATTGTTGCATCAATTCTGGAAAAGGACTTTGAACTCAATGCTGAAAATGACTGCGTTTTAAAACTTCTTGCACGGCAATGGTCGTAATCCTGGCCCCATCTTCTTCGAGGTCGGCGTCATCCATTTTGCCGAGATCGCCGATTCCAATCACGATCGGAATCTGCAATCGATTAATCACATCCACCGTATCGCCTTCGACTTTGACGTGTCCTTCCGGTTCGGGATTGCCGTCCTTATCCACTGGTACCGAAACAATCTTTCCCTCACGGGTCACCGACAGATCCACGGGCACGCCTTCCACCCTTGCCGTGTTGGAAGCGACTGCAATGACCCCCAAAATTTCAATCGCCGGATGTTTCGCCAACGCTTCCAGCGCTTCTTCGCCACTGGCTTTTTCGCGCGAACCGCAATCGTCAACCATTACCAGAACCGGATCATAGGGAGTTTCTTGAACTGCTTCGGCGATATCATTCCCGGTGACAGGGGTGGGATTGCCGCCGGACAGCGAGATCGCGCGGCCTCCCACATTCTGTGCCACTTTTTCCACGACTTTTTTAGCGACTCGATCTCCATCAGTGATGACAATCACTTTTCTTTTGGTCATGAAGTTAGCTCCTTCACTTTTTTCACTAACCGGACCAAACGCCAATAACTGCCGCGAATTCCCCAAGCGACAATGGTTCTGCCAGGTGTAACCATTTTCAATCTCCGCGATAAAAAACCTCCGATACGGGTGATCCAATTAATCGTGGCGAGTGTATCAAAGAAACGCCATTCTTTTAAATTCGCCCGTTCATGTAAAATAAAATAAAGCGTCTCCAGGCTCAACGAACGTTGGGATCCGAAACCCAAGACATAAACTTCATTTCCGTGCGGGTCCTTTCCCATATAAAGGGGGATACCCCGATCCGAGGAGTCAGCCTTATCAAACTCCCCTAGAGAGGTAATCTCTCGAACCGTCGGAATTCGCTCCATGGGTAGTCGGTTCAGATGCAAATATGCAGCAATAATCGACGAATGAGCCCGCCCATAACAAAAATAGAAGATTTTCATTTTGACCGGTCTCTCGCAATCGATTGAAGTGTCCGCCGGACGATGGTAACCAAAAATGGGAAAGAAATTATGGTGCCGAAGGTGACCATCGGTCTCCCGATCTTTACCCATCCCATGGCGCGAGAGGAAAACCCTCCAGTCACCATGAATGGATTGAATAGTTGGACGCAACTTACAAAAAGATAATCCTTCGGGTCTTCTCCATTCAACCGGAGAAACTCCGTTATCAAGTGAATGACAAGGCGGGGAGAGTTTCTCCTTCCTAAAACAAACACCTCGTTACCATCCGCATCATCGCCGACTTTGATTAGTTTGCCATGTTGAATACTGGTGGTGCGATCGAAGTATGGGATCCGTTGAAAATCGGAAAAATGCGGCAACCGATCTTTCGGGATAATCCCCAAATGAATCGCAGCAGCTGTGGTCGACGCATGCGCTCCTCCGTAACAATGATAAACAATCTTCAAGAAGATTCCCCGTTATGATCGGGATCGGAAGGATCATTTTTCCGTTTTTCCTCTGATTTCTCACCCAAGGCTCCGGCAAACTCTCTGCGGATACTCTTCAATCCGCTATGATTCAACAAGAGAAATAACCCAATGCCGCCGAGCGCCGCCACCACAATCCAAAAGGTATTTCGCATGCCGCCCCGGTTGACGACGCCGGCGCCAACATTGCCATATAACACATCTTTGGCGGCAGCCGCGAATAGACTTGCCCCACGTTCAGCAGCAGCTTTGCTGTTCGTATGTGAGCCTATTTCAAGCAGCATGGTCCGCGGGCCTAAATCCTGATTGTACTTTCCTCTGCCGTAAAAAATTCCTTTGATCAAACCAGGCGCTTTTTTGTCGACCGAGGCTTTAATCTGTTTGGCAAAATCATTGGAAGCTTGAAAATTAGGATTTTGTCTGCCTACCACCAATTGAACCTGAGTCACGTTTTCTTTATTAACGACCGCGGCATACTCTTGGCGGGGAACCGCGTCGCGATGGACATCCAGCAGAACCGTCGGTTGCTGTTTCAAGAGCTGGGCAGCGGTCCGCCTCGAACGATCATACGCCAGTGCGTCATGAGGGTCATGGGGGACTTTTGAATGAACCACCGGCACTCCCAACTTTTCAAATGACCTGGTTAGCGTGTCTCCAACTTGGAATATGCCGCCGTTCCCTCTCTTACTGGAGACTCCGTCGCCCTCAACATAGGATTCGTCGGAATGAGTATGATAGATGGCAATGGGTCCCCTTTGCTTTACCTCCGAACGAAAGAAATCCCCCCGAAACAGGCTTGACAGGAAACCTATGACTTCAGTCCAGGCACTCACTTTCAAGGCATCGGACTTTACCATCTTCACCTTGGCCAGGTTTCCGGAGACCCGGTACACCCTAAAAAGTTGGTTTTTACTGTTAAGGTATTCGTCTCCCACCACCACTTCATGTGCCGTCCGGGTGATAACCTGCCCGTGATTATCTTTTAAGGTCATATACTTTTGATTGAGTTCGCTCTCGCCTAAGGCCGCGGCCGTAAACATTAAGCATAATAGAATGGCGACGCCGATTGAACCGATCCAACGTTTCATTTTTCTTCCTCCTTTCCCGTGCCCTCCGGGTGATCAAGCGCTTCCCGCAATTCCGCGGGACGCTCCTCCCGCACCGGGCCTCCTTGCAAAGCCTCTCTACCTTCACCGATGATCTCCGCCAGCAGCACCGCCAGGATGCTGGCCACTACAATCGTATCGAACGCGCCCGCGCCCCCGATCAATACTGGAGCGGAAATTCCCAATCCGATGACCTCAAAGAAACGAACCACATCCATGGCGATCAATCCGACTGTTGCGATGATAAAGGCCAGCCGCCGGGATCGGCCGACCACATAGGCAATGACCGCCGAGAGAATCGCCCATAAATATTGCGGTTCAATGATCCCGGATTTCGTATCGAACCGATAGAGTCGGCTCACCCCGTACAGAACGCCGACCGTTACCACAATTCCGATGAGGGAGCGGAGCCATTCCTTGGCTGAACCGGCTTTAATCAAAACGTAAATGGCTAATCCCAGCGGCAGGAGCGCTCCTCCGATATTGAGGGTGACTTTGGGATTACTCCAAACCGGAATATCGATAAAGCTGCCGACGACTAAAGCGCCGATAAAGATCAGACCACCCCGGTCGCTCAGATACAGGCGATCCAATACTTGATGCGCCATTCCCAGAAAGATCAAGATACCCACTACGACTAATAACAGAACCCCAATCATCTTTCCGACCTCCTTTACTCTACAATAGATTCTCCTGCGGAACTGTGCTTATGCTCGAATTTGAAAGGAAGTAAACAGTTTATTTGCCAGAAAAGTCGGAGCAATGCCAGAAGCTGGTTTGAGGAGTGTGATGTTTTGGTTAACCCCGAACGACACGGTAACTGCAGCTAAAAAGTTCGGAGATCCTGCTGGAGTTCCTGGATAATTTTCCGAAGCTTCCGGCCGATGGTCCGAAGTTTCAGGATGGTCTTCCAAAGCTTTCGGAAGGCCGTCCGAAGTCCCCGGAAAGTCCTCCCGGAACCCGGGCGGGACATCCGAAGCCTTTGGAAGGAAGGGAAGGGACGATCGCTTTCTTGCCGAAGCCTCCGGAAGATATTCCCGGTACTTTCTCCGTTTTAGATAGAGGTCCTGAACTGATTCTCCAGGTTCAGAGAGACCATGGGAGGGATTCGAGAAAAGTACGGAACAAAGTAAAAACCCGGGGCTTTGGTTGGCCCCGGGTCGGATCATCAGGCAAGTAGATTGCAGATTCAATGAATTTATTTTTTTATAAAAGCACCGAGATTTTGGGAAAAGTTATCTTCGGATTGTTGATTTAAAAACTCGTCCGTTTCTTGCTGGTCTTGATCCTGGGCTACTTCTTTGAGGCTCACCGAAACTTTCCGGTTGGCGGTATCGATCTTCAGGATTTTAACCCGAACCTCTTCGCCGACTTTTAAAACCTCGTCCGGCTTGCTGATTCTGCGATCGGCAATTTGCGAGATATGAGCCAGCGCGTCGATTCCGGGCGCCAGCCGGATGAATGCCCCAAAGCTCTCCAGGCGGACAACAGTTCCCGGATAGACTTCGCCTTCAGCGAAGTTCAGGATGGCGGAATGCCAGGGATGTTCCTGGATCTGTTTGATCGATAGCGAAATCCGCTTGGCGGCAGGATCCACTTTGGTCACCAGGACCTCAACCCGTTCGCCGACCTTTAATACTTCCTGGGGATGCTTTACCCGGTTCCAACTGAGTTCCGAGACATGGACCAAACCTTCCACACCCGAGCCGAGATCGACGAAAGCGCCAAAATCAGCCAGCCGGGTGACAGTTCCCTGACGCCGCTCGCCCTCGGTGATGGTAGCGAAAATTTCGGCCTCCGCCTTTTGCCGCTCGGCTTCCAACAGCACCCGGCGGGAAACCACCACCCGTTTCCGGGAACGTTCGAATTCAATGATTTTTACTTGAATCTCCTGTCCCACCAGAGAATTGAGATCCTTTTCAAATCCCAAGAAAGCCTGGGAAGCAGGCATGAATGCTCTTATCCCGCTGACGGATACGGAAAAACCGCCCTTGACGGCTTCAGAAACCTTCCCGTCCACCACCCGTTCCTGCTGAAAAGCTTCTTCCAGCTGAAACCAGACCTGTTGTTGGTCGACCAACCGTTTTGAGAGCAGGATTTTATCCTCGGATCCGGTCTTGGTGACCATCACTTTAATTACATCGCCCACTTTGACGAGTTCCTTGGCGGAATTCACCGGTTCGGCTGTCAATTCTGCGAGCGGAATCGTTAAGTCGGATTTGCCGCCGATATCGACGAAAACGGTATCATCACGAACTAAGATGACTTTTGCATCGATGATCTGTCCGGGAGTGAGTTCTCGAAAACGATCTTCCGGCCAATCGTAATTCATAACCTCCTGTTCTTCCCCATCCTGAACCGCCATTTGATTCTCTTTCGTTTCGATAGATTCCGCAGACACTGCTTGTTTACCCCCTAAATTCCTTATTTTCTGGATCACTTCATCTATTTGATGGTCCGGGGTTGAAGCGCCGGCAGTAACTCCTACTTGCTGCACCCCTTCGAACCATTCCGGCTTTAATTCATTGCTGGATTCCACTTGATGGGTCGGTGTACCGGAAGCCTGACTGATCTCGGTCAATCGTTTCGTATTGGCGGAGTTCCTGCCGCCGACCACGATCATGATATCCACTTTTTTACTCAGTTCGGCCGCTTCCTGCTGGCGTTGGGAAGTTGCCAGGCATATCGTGTTAAAAACCCGGACTTCTTTGGTTTGTGCAATTAACTCCGAAACGAGCCTTTGGTATCCGGCAATGTCCTGAGTGGTTTGGCTGATGACTCCGACTTTGGGCCCGATCCCGGACTCCGGCAGAGCCTCCTGGCCGTGGATCACGAAAGCGTTGCCGCCCACTGACTCCAAGACCCCGGCCACCTCCGCGTGTTCTTTTTCGCCAAAAATAATCACCTGATAGCCTTGGTCGACGAGAAACACCGCCAGTTGTTGAACGTTTTTCACAAATGGGCATGTCGCATCGACAATTTCTAAATTTTGGGCGGCCGCTTCGCGGTAAACACCCGGTCCAACGCCATGGGAACGAATCACTAACCGGCCTGCCGGCAAATTGCGGATATTGTCAATGACTTGGAGGCCGTTTTGTTCCAATTCCTCCACGACTGCCGGATTATGGATCAAGGGACCCAGGCAAAAAACCGGCGCGGACCGATCTTGGAGCGCCTTCTGCACCATCTCCAAAGCCCGTTTGACCCCGAAACAAAAACCGGCTGACTTTGCAAGGATGATTTCCATCGGCGCCGGCTAAACCGGCTTCGCCCCCTTTTCAAGCGCCATGCTCATCAATCTTTCGATTACCTCCTCAATCGTGAGTGAGGTCGTATCAAGCAGGATCGCATCCGGCGCCTGACGTAAAGGATTGACTTGCCGGGTGCTATCAAACAAATCGCGCTTCCGGATCTGGTCCGTCAATTCCGCAAGATCGGTTTGAATCCCTTTTGCTTGCAGCTCCAACCAACGCCGCTTCCCACGTTCTTCGGCGGAAGCGGTTAAGAAAACCTTCAATTCAGCGCCCGGCAGGACAACCGTGCCAATGTCTCTTCCATCCATGACGACTCCCGAAGCGTCCGCCATTTTGCGTTGTAAATTAACCATGGCTTCGCGAACTCCGGCCACTGCCGCCACCACTGATACGTTACTGGTCACCTCCAGGCTGCGGATGGCTTCGCTTTCATCGTTGCCATCGACAATGACCCGTAATTCGGGCTGTCCGCAAACGCCTTTCTTGTACTGTAATTGAATCTGAATCGTATGCGCCAATAAAGTCAGTTCTGCTTCGTTTTGGAGATCGAGCCCGAGCTGCAAGGCTTTTAGAGTGACAGCCCGATACATCGCTCCGGAATCAATGTAAATATAATTGAAACGTCCCGCTATTGCCTTGGCAATCGTACTTTTGCCCGATCCGGCAGGGCCGTCGATTGCAATCGCAATCTCTTTGGACATCGGTAACCTCCATTTGCGGAAGATTAATCTTGTTCCTCGGGGTCGGAGAGATCTTCCCGGCCCTGATGCACGATCCGCAAAGTCTTTTCTAACTGTTCTTCCAACTGCCGCAGAATTTGCTCCGCATACTGCACGGCACCGCTCTCAACCTGCTCTGCTTCCTGCTTGGCCTGGAGCATAAGTTGTTCAGATTCCTGTCGAGCATAGGTAACCAATCGTTCGGCTTCCTCTTTGGCACGGATAACAATCTGGTCTTCGTTGATCAATCGTTGGGCATAGGCTTCAGCTTCCCGCAAAATGCGTTTGGCCTCTTCTTGGGCTTGTTCCAAATAACGTTCCTTTTCCCGGCTGACCCATTCGGCTTCTTTGATCTCTTCAGGGACCGCCGAACGAATCTTCTCCAACAGCTCCTCCAATTCGTCGATATCCACCATTACCTTTCCCGCGATTCGAAAATTGGAAGCAATCAAATCTTCAAGATGATCCAAAAGCATCATGATATTCATCATTGACCTTCGACTCCTAAGTAATTGAGAATTTATTGACTAAGGCCGCTGCGACTTCCGGCGGCACCAGATCCTTGATTTCGCCGCCAAATTGGACCACTTCCTTTACCATGCTTGAACTCAAAAATGAATATTCATTTTTGGTCATCATGAACATCGTTTCGATCTCCGGGGCCATTCTTTTGTTATTCAGCGACATTTGAAACTCAATCTCGAAATCCGAAATTGCCCGCAAGCCTTTGATAATCAAGTTTCCTTGCACCGCCCGGACAAAATCCACCAATAATCCGCTAAAGAATAGGACTTCGACATTGGGGAGATGCCGGGTAGCGCTTTTAATCAATTCCACCCGTTCTTCCGCCGTGAAAAGCGGTTTTTTATTCGGATTCTTCAGTACCCCCACAATCACCGATGGAAATAACTGGGCCGCCCGTTCAATAATGTCGATATGCCCATAAGTAATGGGATCAAAACTGCCCGGACATACTGCTTTCACCGAATTCTGATTGATTGTCATCAAACTGTACCTTTCGTTGTTTATTGATTGTCTATTTTAAAAAAAGTCAATCCGATATCGCCATAGTTGCGTTCATCAAATAATTTCAAACGTATCCCCTCAAACCGAACGTCCCGAGGGTGCTCAGCCACCAATTGACCATGAGGCTTGAGCAGGTTCAAGTCGGCGATGGCATTGATGGTGTCCGTCAAAAGTCCGGCTTGAAAGGGCGGATCTAGAAAAATTAGATCAAATGTCATTCCTTCCCTGTCGAACAATTTTAATGCCCGGGACGCCGGAAGATGGAGAATCCGTGGACGATCCTCCGTCAAAAGAATTTTGCAGTTTTCCTGGATCAATCGAATGCTGGATAAATTTTCATCGACCATCGTCACCGCAGTGGCACCTCGACTAAAAGCTTCGATACCGATGGCGCCGGTTCCGGCAAAAAGGTCCAAAAAAGCGGCATCCATGATCTTGATTCCGATGATATTAAATAAAGCTTCCTTAACCCGATCGGCAGTGGGACGCACCCCTTTATGTTTGGGGCCGTTAATGGCCCGCCCCCGATACTTTCCCGCAATTACTCTCATTGTGAGGGTAAGGCCACGATTCCGAGAGTATACGGACCACCGTGGGAGCCGACAATCGGGCCAATCGTATTCGTGAAGGATTCGGCGATCACCAGCCGGGATTCGGCCGTCTTTTGCAAAATGAGACCCAATTCAGGGAGATCGGTATGAAGAAAGCAGATTAGAAGTGGTTGGGAGCCAAATCGTTCCACCAGATGGTTGACAATTTGTGACGCTACCTTCTGAAAGTGACCTCGTATTTTTTCCACCGGAACAATAATCCCTTTTTCAATGGCGAGAATCGGTTTAATGTTAAGCAAACCTCCCAGCAAGCTTGAAGCCTTGCCGATTCTTCCGGTCCGATGCAAATATTCTAAACTGTTTACTGTAAAATAAACGCCTACTTGCTCTTTCCATTTTTCGATGTTTTCCATGATAAGTGCCGGTAAGGCTCCATTTATCGCCAAACGCGCCGCTTTTAAAGCGATTAAGCCCAAACCGGCCGAAACATTGCGGGAGTCGATAACATGAACTTGGATATCTTTTTCGAGCATTTCCGCAGCCAATTCTGCCGAACGGGCAGTGCCGCTCATCTCTTTTGAAATGTGCAGCGAAATGATGGTGTCTCCTGGTTTGGCGATCTGCTGATAAACCTTTAAGAATTCTCCTGGCGCCGGTTGTGAAGTATTGGGCAGGAGATCCTCATTACGAAGCCGATTGTAAAACTCCTCGCTCCAGATATCCTCCCCATCTTTTAATACCTCATCGCCGAAATGAATATTTAATGGAACAACCTTGATTCCAAATTCTTTAATGACCTTTCCCGGTAAGTCCGCGGTACTGTCGGTCACGATATGTACCGTCATCAGAACACCCCTTATTCTACGGAAAAGAAATAATAGTATAATGGCTGGCCGCCGTAATACAGCTCGATCTCGGCCTGGGGGTAGGATTCTTCCAAGTGGTTTAATAAATTTTGCGCCGTAGCCGCAGTAACTTCAGCGCCATAATAAATAGAGATTAAGCCGCTGTTCGAATTGGGGATCTGCTTTAGCGTCGCGGCGACGACTTCCTCCGGAGTGTTTCCGGAGAAAACGACGTTACCATTAACCAAGCCGATGGTATCACCTTGCCTGATCTCTAAATTTGCAATTGTTGTGTTCCGTACCGCATAAGTAACTTCGCCGGTGATCAGCGATCGCCCTTTCTCCGTCATGCTTTCCACATTCTCGTCCAGGCTTTTATCATCAGAAAAGCTTAGCATCGCTGCTAAACCTTCCGGAATACTTTGGGTTGGGACCACGCGCACTTTTTTATTATTGACCAAGTCCTGTACATGCGAGGCCGTCATTACGATGTTACTGTTATTA from Hydrogenispora ethanolica includes the following:
- the rsmD gene encoding 16S rRNA (guanine(966)-N(2))-methyltransferase RsmD codes for the protein MRVIAGKYRGRAINGPKHKGVRPTADRVKEALFNIIGIKIMDAAFLDLFAGTGAIGIEAFSRGATAVTMVDENLSSIRLIQENCKILLTEDRPRILHLPASRALKLFDREGMTFDLIFLDPPFQAGLLTDTINAIADLNLLKPHGQLVAEHPRDVRFEGIRLKLFDERNYGDIGLTFFKIDNQ
- the coaD gene encoding pantetheine-phosphate adenylyltransferase, with the translated sequence MTINQNSVKAVCPGSFDPITYGHIDIIERAAQLFPSVIVGVLKNPNKKPLFTAEERVELIKSATRHLPNVEVLFFSGLLVDFVRAVQGNLIIKGLRAISDFEIEFQMSLNNKRMAPEIETMFMMTKNEYSFLSSSMVKEVVQFGGEIKDLVPPEVAAALVNKFSIT
- the cmk gene encoding (d)CMP kinase, with the translated sequence MSKEIAIAIDGPAGSGKSTIAKAIAGRFNYIYIDSGAMYRAVTLKALQLGLDLQNEAELTLLAHTIQIQLQYKKGVCGQPELRVIVDGNDESEAIRSLEVTSNVSVVAAVAGVREAMVNLQRKMADASGVVMDGRDIGTVVLPGAELKVFLTASAEERGKRRWLELQAKGIQTDLAELTDQIRKRDLFDSTRQVNPLRQAPDAILLDTTSLTIEEVIERLMSMALEKGAKPV
- a CDS encoding DegV family protein, coding for MTVHIVTDSTADLPGKVIKEFGIKVVPLNIHFGDEVLKDGEDIWSEEFYNRLRNEDLLPNTSQPAPGEFLKVYQQIAKPGDTIISLHISKEMSGTARSAELAAEMLEKDIQVHVIDSRNVSAGLGLIALKAARLAINGALPALIMENIEKWKEQVGVYFTVNSLEYLHRTGRIGKASSLLGGLLNIKPILAIEKGIIVPVEKIRGHFQKVASQIVNHLVERFGSQPLLICFLHTDLPELGLILQKTAESRLVIAESFTNTIGPIVGSHGGPYTLGIVALPSQ